Proteins from one Clostridium cellulovorans 743B genomic window:
- a CDS encoding DUF4179 domain-containing protein, with the protein MRTSVKHDEKDIYELLNYADTDENIYDDFQLDETTSKRIKQRIDKKLFKKKKLINYGTAAILLISIGTFSINNSTFASVVQKSIIETYQSLRGNHVNYAKYSSNVNLSAYDKGVTFTVKEIVCDDNELFIAYSIISDDKLTDLIQYPRDILATFKVDGESIPSDNFGNGKFINDNQYDGLIHLNIMRSNLSDIFYLDLDISALDMLKGSWKFNMQVNKEEVHKATKTYELNKTITLGKEPLTIKRINSSPLSTSIEIEITKFFKFYFFLFDDKGNMIRETSTSRNELSSELHFKAFLHDDIKSLTLLPFSCNDDFVANPRLYDMNSLPLELSQGELGKLVVKKFEWEDDTLKVFYTAEGKIPLIQSEYLGLYDSQGNFLKNKSSYIQVSPENQHDFVMCFKGVSKNKKYKIGTSRIEEFYQLDEASKVTIDLK; encoded by the coding sequence ATGAGAACTTCAGTTAAACATGATGAAAAGGATATATACGAATTATTAAATTATGCTGATACAGATGAGAATATTTACGACGATTTTCAATTAGACGAAACCACCTCAAAAAGGATAAAGCAAAGAATAGATAAAAAGCTATTTAAAAAGAAAAAATTAATTAACTATGGTACAGCAGCGATTTTATTGATATCCATTGGGACATTTTCTATAAATAACTCTACCTTTGCCTCTGTGGTACAAAAATCAATAATCGAGACTTATCAGTCTTTAAGAGGCAATCATGTTAATTATGCCAAGTACTCTAGCAATGTTAACTTATCAGCTTACGATAAAGGTGTTACTTTTACTGTAAAGGAAATTGTCTGTGATGATAATGAGTTATTTATTGCATATTCAATTATCAGTGATGATAAATTAACTGATTTAATACAATATCCTAGAGACATCCTTGCAACCTTTAAGGTCGATGGAGAAAGTATTCCTTCTGACAACTTTGGCAATGGAAAATTCATAAATGATAATCAATATGATGGATTAATACATCTCAATATAATGAGAAGTAACCTTTCTGATATATTCTATTTGGATCTTGATATTTCAGCTCTAGATATGTTAAAAGGTAGCTGGAAGTTTAACATGCAGGTAAATAAAGAAGAAGTTCATAAAGCTACAAAAACTTATGAACTAAATAAAACCATTACTCTAGGGAAAGAACCTTTAACTATTAAACGCATAAATTCCTCCCCTTTATCAACTAGTATAGAAATAGAAATAACTAAATTTTTTAAGTTTTACTTCTTTTTATTTGATGATAAAGGTAATATGATAAGAGAAACTAGCACTTCTCGTAATGAACTTAGTAGTGAACTCCACTTTAAAGCATTTTTACATGATGATATAAAATCACTAACCTTATTACCATTTAGTTGTAATGACGATTTTGTAGCTAATCCAAGACTATATGATATGAATAGCTTACCATTAGAATTATCCCAAGGAGAACTTGGAAAACTAGTGGTCAAGAAATTTGAATGGGAAGACGATACTCTTAAAGTTTTCTATACAGCTGAAGGAAAAATACCATTAATCCAATCTGAATATTTAGGTTTATATGATAGTCAAGGAAATTTCTTAAAAAATAAAAGTTCTTATATTCAAGTATCGCCAGAAAATCAACATGACTTTGTAATGTGCTTTAAAGGGGTTTCCAAGAATAAAAAATATAAAATTGGTACATCTCGAATTGAGGAATTTTATCAATTAGAT
- a CDS encoding sigma-70 family RNA polymerase sigma factor yields the protein MKINEDNFAVELKKGNPKALDYIYSKYIGLVYKIVINVLRDVTSHEDIEECVSDIFVGIWINASKYNSEITTFDKWLVAVSKYKAIDYLRKATKNPQIVELEDSITNGDTSTEDIIIQNNDLNTVYNLISDMEETDKKIFIRRYLLDQKIIDIAKDLQLRRSAVDNRLTRGRKSIKNKWNEIMGGN from the coding sequence ATGAAGATTAATGAAGATAATTTTGCAGTTGAACTAAAGAAAGGAAACCCTAAAGCCTTGGACTATATTTATTCAAAATATATTGGACTAGTCTATAAAATAGTAATCAATGTCTTAAGAGACGTCACTAGTCATGAGGATATAGAAGAATGCGTTAGTGATATTTTTGTTGGCATTTGGATTAATGCTTCAAAATATAATTCTGAAATCACTACCTTTGATAAATGGCTTGTAGCTGTTTCCAAATATAAAGCAATAGACTATCTAAGAAAAGCTACTAAAAATCCTCAGATAGTTGAACTAGAAGATTCTATAACTAATGGAGATACGAGTACCGAGGACATAATTATCCAAAACAATGACCTTAACACTGTTTATAATCTAATCAGCGATATGGAAGAAACCGATAAAAAAATTTTTATAAGACGATATCTTTTAGACCAAAAAATAATTGATATTGCTAAAGATCTTCAGCTAAGAAGAAGTGCTGTTGACAATCGGTTAACTCGTGGCAGAAAATCTATAAAAAATAAATGGAACGAAATCATGGGAGGTAATTAG
- the hsdR gene encoding type I restriction-modification system endonuclease, whose product MSNFTFLKEKWPILENLGRLAERNLYIDSNTTFIKCGMFGEIVVQYMFSMEKIDYTSIADDNNHNNRIKLLKKEDLIPEDIDNILHMLRIKRNSAAHQGYEDVEKAKVQLELTFKLAVWFMQTYGDWEFEPKEFEEPKENEYGENIIDIAKAYEEKYKALEAELNILKTQEKDKGQLEKRKEQGKNASKKIDLTEAETRIIIDSQLRSAGWEVDTINLRYSKGTKPQKGKNLAISEWPTYSEDKGHGAVDYALFIGERLVGFIEAKKFSKDVAGTIIEAKTYAKGVKEEHTDYVISKWNEYKVPFLFSANGRKYIKEIEDKSGVHFLDCRDKKNNPKVLQGWYSPEKLDDMLNENIEEANKSLDELSFEFLQSENSIGLRYYQVDAIKAVEKAIIEGKETALITMATGTGKTRTVLGLIYRLIKTNRYKRILFLVDRTSLGDQAMDTFKEVKLEDLKTLNQIYNINGLDEKLIDKETKVHISTIQAMVKRIMYNEEETNIPTVGDYDCVIVDEAHRGYTLDKEMSDSEVQWRDNKDFLSKYKKVIEYFDAFKVALTATPALHTSMIFGTPVYNYSYRDAVIDGYLVDHEPPHLIETELTRDGIHYKKGDKVAKYNKFTGELINGAELEDDVEFEIDQFNKRIVVEAHTRAALEEVAKYIDPENDEGKTLIFAASDAHADMIVRVLKEIFKETVGGVDDNSILKITGAIKDADLAIKKFKNETYPKVVVTVDLLSTGIDVPKIDKIVFLRRIKSRILYEQMLGRATRLCDDINKTHFEIFDCVRLYEALKDMTNMKPVAANQNTSFKILKETLERTDSKEEKEQTIKKVIAKLQRKKKLIDENEKLIFKNLCNNKTPEEFIKDLKEGDIEVATKAIIRNNALIEYLDEKYSSDEIIIISDKKDKVVSHARGYGKGKKPQDYINEFKKYIEENKNTIQALEVVCTRPQELTKESLKQLKAILDKDGFNEEYLKTAWKDLKNEEIVADIIAFIRQQALGSPLESNEERVKRAITKIKKEYKLTKPQENWITRIEKVMLKEVVIDKETLDTGSFKTQGGGFDRLNEKLFNSNLGDIIKKIKTYMFESIG is encoded by the coding sequence ATGAGTAACTTCACCTTTTTAAAAGAAAAATGGCCTATACTTGAAAACTTAGGTAGGTTAGCAGAAAGAAACCTCTATATAGATTCAAACACTACATTTATTAAATGTGGTATGTTTGGTGAAATTGTGGTTCAGTATATGTTCTCTATGGAAAAGATAGATTATACCTCAATAGCTGATGATAATAATCATAACAATAGAATTAAGTTGTTAAAAAAGGAAGATTTAATTCCAGAAGATATAGATAATATACTTCATATGCTTAGGATAAAAAGAAATAGTGCTGCTCATCAAGGGTACGAGGATGTGGAAAAAGCAAAAGTACAATTGGAGCTAACCTTTAAGTTGGCTGTTTGGTTTATGCAGACCTATGGAGATTGGGAATTTGAACCTAAAGAATTTGAAGAACCAAAAGAAAATGAATACGGTGAAAATATTATTGATATAGCAAAGGCATATGAGGAAAAATACAAAGCTTTAGAAGCTGAATTAAATATATTAAAAACACAAGAAAAGGACAAGGGACAATTAGAAAAGCGTAAAGAACAAGGAAAAAACGCTAGCAAGAAAATTGATTTAACTGAAGCTGAAACAAGAATAATAATAGATTCTCAGTTAAGAAGTGCTGGATGGGAAGTAGACACTATTAACCTTAGATATTCAAAAGGAACAAAACCACAAAAGGGAAAGAACTTGGCTATTTCAGAGTGGCCCACCTATTCAGAAGATAAAGGACATGGAGCTGTAGATTATGCTTTATTCATTGGGGAAAGGTTAGTTGGATTTATAGAAGCTAAAAAATTCTCTAAAGATGTGGCAGGGACTATTATTGAAGCTAAAACTTATGCCAAAGGAGTAAAGGAAGAACATACTGATTATGTAATTTCCAAGTGGAATGAATATAAGGTACCATTCTTATTTTCAGCTAATGGAAGGAAGTATATAAAAGAGATTGAAGACAAGAGTGGAGTACATTTCTTAGATTGTAGAGATAAAAAAAATAATCCAAAGGTGCTTCAAGGTTGGTATTCGCCAGAAAAGCTTGATGATATGCTTAATGAGAATATAGAAGAGGCAAATAAGAGTTTAGATGAACTAAGTTTTGAATTTTTGCAATCAGAAAATAGTATAGGACTTAGATACTATCAAGTGGATGCTATAAAAGCAGTTGAAAAAGCAATTATAGAAGGAAAAGAAACTGCCTTAATAACTATGGCTACGGGAACAGGAAAGACAAGAACTGTATTAGGCTTAATTTATAGATTGATTAAGACAAATAGATATAAAAGAATTCTTTTTTTAGTTGATAGAACTTCATTAGGTGACCAAGCTATGGACACCTTTAAGGAAGTAAAGCTAGAAGATTTAAAAACATTAAACCAAATCTATAATATTAACGGACTTGATGAAAAACTTATTGATAAAGAAACAAAAGTTCATATATCAACTATACAAGCTATGGTGAAGAGAATAATGTATAACGAAGAGGAAACTAATATACCAACTGTTGGAGATTACGATTGTGTAATAGTTGACGAAGCTCATAGAGGTTATACTTTAGATAAAGAAATGAGTGATTCAGAAGTCCAGTGGAGAGATAATAAGGATTTCCTAAGCAAGTATAAGAAGGTAATTGAATATTTTGATGCATTCAAGGTTGCCCTTACAGCGACTCCAGCACTTCATACCTCCATGATATTTGGAACCCCAGTATATAACTATAGTTACAGAGATGCCGTTATTGATGGATATCTTGTAGATCATGAACCACCGCATCTTATAGAAACTGAGCTTACTAGAGATGGAATTCACTATAAAAAGGGTGATAAGGTAGCTAAATATAATAAATTTACTGGTGAACTAATCAATGGAGCAGAACTTGAAGATGATGTAGAATTTGAAATAGATCAGTTTAATAAGAGAATTGTTGTTGAAGCGCATACAAGAGCTGCACTAGAAGAAGTGGCAAAATATATTGATCCAGAAAATGATGAAGGAAAAACTTTGATATTTGCAGCCAGTGATGCTCATGCAGATATGATAGTTAGAGTGCTAAAAGAAATTTTTAAAGAAACCGTTGGTGGCGTGGATGATAATTCTATCCTTAAGATAACAGGAGCTATAAAAGATGCAGACTTAGCTATTAAAAAGTTTAAAAATGAGACTTATCCGAAGGTGGTAGTTACTGTTGATTTATTATCTACAGGAATTGATGTACCTAAGATTGATAAAATCGTCTTTTTAAGAAGGATAAAATCAAGAATACTTTATGAACAAATGCTAGGCAGAGCAACTAGGTTATGTGATGATATTAATAAAACTCATTTTGAGATTTTTGACTGTGTGCGTTTATACGAAGCACTTAAAGATATGACTAATATGAAGCCGGTGGCAGCAAATCAAAATACAAGCTTTAAAATATTAAAAGAAACCTTAGAAAGAACAGATAGTAAAGAAGAAAAAGAACAGACAATAAAAAAGGTAATAGCAAAGCTTCAAAGAAAAAAGAAATTAATTGATGAAAATGAAAAGTTAATCTTTAAGAATCTTTGTAATAATAAAACTCCTGAAGAATTTATAAAGGACCTTAAAGAAGGGGATATTGAGGTTGCAACAAAAGCTATTATAAGAAATAATGCATTAATTGAATATTTAGATGAAAAGTATTCTAGTGATGAAATTATAATTATTTCAGACAAAAAAGATAAAGTTGTATCACATGCAAGAGGTTATGGAAAAGGCAAAAAGCCACAGGATTATATAAATGAATTTAAAAAGTACATTGAAGAAAATAAAAATACTATTCAAGCTTTAGAAGTTGTTTGTACAAGACCACAGGAATTAACAAAGGAATCTCTAAAGCAACTTAAAGCTATATTAGATAAGGACGGTTTTAATGAGGAATATTTAAAGACAGCTTGGAAAGACTTAAAAAATGAAGAAATAGTAGCGGATATCATTGCTTTTATAAGACAACAAGCTTTAGGCAGTCCATTAGAATCTAATGAGGAAAGAGTGAAGAGGGCAATTACAAAAATAAAGAAGGAATATAAATTAACAAAACCTCAAGAAAATTGGATTACTAGAATAGAGAAGGTAATGCTAAAAGAGGTAGTGATAGATAAAGAAACCTTAGACACTGGAAGCTTTAAAACTCAAGGTGGTGGATTTGACAGACTAAATGAAAAGCTGTTTAATAGTAATTTAGGAGATATAATAAAAAAAATAAAAACATATATGTTCGAAAGCATAGGCTAG
- a CDS encoding Fic family protein yields the protein MLKKIDDKKSILDSKRPLKKEVIDNLKKYFDVELTYNSNAIEGNTLTITETKVILEDGITIGKGKTLREHLEVINHKEAIDYIEDIVKQNIDISERTIKDLHYIILKTIDSKSAGQYRNANVLISGSNHRPVEHFLVPEKMNELVQWYNDNKGKLHPIELAAEFHFRYVYIHPFIDGNGRSARLLMNLILMRSGYPISVINNEDRDEYMKALEIASTTGDKKDFINIVAKAVDKSLDTYLYITQ from the coding sequence ATGTTAAAAAAAATAGATGATAAAAAAAGTATTTTAGATAGTAAAAGGCCTCTAAAAAAAGAAGTTATAGATAATTTAAAGAAATATTTTGATGTAGAATTAACTTATAATTCTAATGCAATAGAAGGAAATACTTTAACTATAACTGAAACTAAAGTTATCTTAGAAGATGGAATTACTATAGGTAAAGGAAAGACCTTAAGAGAACATTTAGAGGTAATAAACCATAAGGAAGCAATAGATTATATTGAAGATATTGTAAAACAGAACATAGATATTTCCGAAAGAACCATTAAGGATTTACATTATATAATATTAAAAACTATAGATTCTAAAAGTGCTGGGCAATATAGAAATGCAAATGTTCTTATAAGTGGTAGTAATCATAGACCAGTAGAGCATTTCTTGGTTCCTGAGAAAATGAATGAGCTTGTTCAGTGGTATAATGATAATAAGGGAAAATTACATCCAATAGAACTAGCAGCAGAATTTCACTTTAGATATGTATACATTCACCCATTTATCGATGGCAATGGAAGAAGTGCAAGGCTTCTTATGAATTTGATTCTTATGAGAAGTGGTTATCCAATATCCGTTATTAACAATGAGGATAGAGATGAATATATGAAAGCTTTAGAAATAGCCAGTACAACAGGCGATAAAAAAGACTTTATAAACATTGTAGCTAAGGCTGTAGATAAAAGCTTAGATACGTATTTATATATTACTCAATAA